From Synchiropus splendidus isolate RoL2022-P1 chromosome 10, RoL_Sspl_1.0, whole genome shotgun sequence, the proteins below share one genomic window:
- the LOC128765558 gene encoding oocyte zinc finger protein XlCOF19-like isoform X1 → MKQSITFIQKGCIRPFVEGSDSFHVRGEPHSRWEQQDRSGGGTIGRVVVKSEEDEAQEAPSGRSQSASLSDQQGSLSPDSDTDDSEDWRETSRARRRPAGEPLSCPQCGKVYKYKLSLAQHGKSCEGKQSSCPFCDKTFSHYKTLKEHLNFHTGEKLFACKLCDMKFTKQVRLNAHMRTHTGEKPFCCSVCGKCFPKSDTLKRHMRCHTGEKPVSCSVCGRSFTENSNLKNHMRIHTGERPYSCSVCGRSFPKSDSLKRHMKIHTGATPVLCSLCGKSFTERGNLKRHMKTHTEVKVATS, encoded by the coding sequence GTGAGCCGCACAGTCGGTGGGAGCAGCAGGACAGGAGCGGCGGCGGGACAATCGGCCGAGTCGTGGTGAAGAGCGAAGAGGATGAAGCTCAGGAGGCTCCGAGCGGCCGGAGTCAGTCCGCCTCCCTGTCTGACCAGCAGGGGTCGCTCTCTCCGGACTCTGACACTGAcgacagtgaggactggagggAGACCAGCAGGGCCCGGAGGCGTCCGGCCGGGGAGCCGCTGAGCTGCCCGCAGTGCGGGAAGGTCTACAAGTACAAGCTGAGCCTGGCGCAGCACGGGAAGAGCTGCGAGGGGAAGCAGTCCTCCTGTCCCTTCTGCGACAAAACCTTCTCGCACTACAAAACCCTGAAGGAGCACCTGAACTTCCACACCGGAGAGAAACTGTTTGCCTGCAAACTGTGCGACATGAAGTTCACCAAGCAGGTGCGGCTGAACGCGCACATGAGGACGCACACGGGAGAGAAacccttctgctgctctgtctgcGGGAAGTGTTTCCCCAAGTCCGACACGCTGAAGAGACACATGCGATGTCACACCGGAGAGAAGCCGGTCAGCTGCTCCGTCTGCGGCCGCAGTTTTACCGAGAACAGCAATCTGAAGAACCACATGCGCATCCACACTGGGGAGAGACCCTACAGCTGCTCGGTGTGCGGACGCTCCTTCCCCAAGTCGGACTCCCTGAAGAGACACATGAAGATCCACACGGGGGCCACACCGGTGCTCTGCTCCCTGTGCGGGAAGTCTTTCACCGAGAGAGGCAACCTGAAGAGGCACATGAAGACCCACACCGAAGTGAAGGTGGCCACCTCCTGA
- the LOC128765535 gene encoding myosin light chain kinase, smooth muscle-like — protein sequence MDFKANLRGVKPKTEEVRRGPSSPQVDFRGVLGKKGGAAAPKPVEKNGQSEARNCVDGPAPRFSEKLSDRTVLDGQPLQLQCRLAEPSDDVAVTWTLDGKRVKASKFIVLTVKGGICSLCIDKALPEDEGQYRCRAENGGGADECSCVVLVDDPPENSPADKRSKKAAPTSESEARIKKPTAKTPPRQALPPQILQFPEDMKILAGEKVEILCTFSGAPPITCTWLKFRKPISVDSSDISIESGSNSSKLTISSGQQEHCGCYTIELRNQYGLRQGALNLTIVDKPDPPAKVPAASDVGRSSLTLSWYGPTYDGGSAVQSYQLEVWNSVDQQWSHLVSCNSTSYNVQNLLAERQYKFRVRAENIYGVGEPSAESEPVTLGLLDDGENQEEAEEEEDDSEKEPDYREVKIRTDVKLKELYNVEERLGTGKFGQVFRLVEKSTKKVWAGKFIKAISAKDKENVRQEIAIMNLLHHPKLVQCVDAFEGKSDIVMVLEMISGGELFERIIDEDFDFTEREVIKYMLQIIEGVAFIHQQGVVHLDLKPENIMCVNKTGTKIKLIDFGLARRLESAGTLKVLFGTPEFVAPEVINYESISYPTDMWSIGVICYILLSGLSPFMGDNDNETLSNVTSATWDFEDEAFDEISDNAKDFISNLLKKDMKTRLTCPQCLQHSWLNQDTNTMKTKKLSKERMKKYILRRKWQKTGHAVRAIGRLSSMAMMAGVSAKRGSPTEEDNRFLECLEVEKRSQCAPSFSSLIQDVEVVEGSAARFDCKIEGFPDPEVVWYKDEQPIKETRHFQIDYDEDGNCSLVISEVSGDDDAKYTVKAVNSVGEATCTAELLVEVMAEEEEEEEEEEEE from the exons ATGGACTTCAAGGCCAACCTCAGAGGGGTGAAGCCCAAGACGGAGGAGGTGCGGCGAGGCCCCTCGTCCCCGCAGGTGGACTTCCGTGGCGTGCTGGGGAAGAAAGGCGGCGCCGCCGCCCCCAAGCCCGTGGAGAAGAACGGCCAGAGCGAGGCGAGGAACTGCGTGGACGGCCCGGCGCCGCGCTTCTCGGAGAAGCTGTCCGACCGCACGGTGCTGGACGGGCAGCCGCTGCAGCTGCAGTGCCGCCTGGCGGAGCCCTCGGACGACGTCGCCGTCACCTGGACGCTGGACGGGAAGAGAGTCAAGGCCTCCAAGTTCATCGTCCTCACcgtcaaag gaggCATCTGCTCGCTCTGCATCGACAAAGCTCTGCCGGAGGACGAGGGCCAGTACAGGTGCCGGGCGGAGAACGGCGGCGGCGCCGACGAGTGCAGCTGCGTGGTGCTGGTGGACG ATCCTCCAGAAAACTCTCCTGCCGACAAGAGGTCCAAGAAAGCGGCTCCGACCTCTGAGA GTGAAGCTCGGATCAAGAAGCCGACTGCAAAGACTCCTCCAAGACAAG CTCTTCCTCCACAGATTCTGCAGTTTCCAGAGGACATGAAGATTTTAGCTGGAGAGAAGGTGGAGATTCTCTGCACCTTCTCTGGAGCTCCTCCCATCACATGCACCTGGCTCAAGTTCAGGAAGCCG ATCTCCGTGGACTCGTCCGACATCTCCATAGAAAGCGGCTCCAACAGCAGCAAACTGACCATCTCCAGTGGTCAGCAGGAGCACTGCGGCTGCTACACCATCGAGCTGCGCAACCAGTATGGCCTTCGCCAGGGGGCGCTGAACCTCACCATCGTCG ACAAGCCAGACCCCCCGGCCAAGGTTCCAGCTGCCTCGGATGTCGGGCGCTCCAGCCTGACGCTGTCCTGGTACGGTCCCACCTACGACGGGGGCAGCGCCGTCCAGTCCTACCAGCTGGAGGTATGGAACTCTGTGGACCAGCAGTGGAGCCACCTGGTGTCCTGCAACAGCACCTCCTACAACGTTCAG AACCTTCTGGCTGAGCGGCAGTACAAGTTCCGTGTTCGAGCGGAGAACATCTACGGCGTGGGAGAGCCCAGCGCCGAGTCTGAGCCCGTGACGCTCGGGCTGCTGGATGATGGCG AGAACCAGGAGGaggccgaggaggaggaggacg ACTCGGAGAAGGAGCCCGACTACAGAGAGGTCAAGATCCGCACCGACGTGAAGCTGAAGGAGCTGTACAACGTGGAGGAACGACTGGGAAC CGGGAAGTTCGGGCAGGTCTTCCGCCTGGTGGAGAAGTCCACCAAGAAGGTGTGGGCAGGAAAGTTCATCAAGGCGATCTCGGCGAAGGACAAGGAGAACGTGCGGCAGGAGATCGCCATCATGAACCTGCTCCACCACCCCAAACTGGTCCAGTGTGTGGACGCGTTCGAGGGCAAGTCTGACATCGTCATGGTGCTGGAGAT GATCTCCGGAGGAGAACTGTTCGAGAGGATCATCGACGAGGACTTTGACTTCACCGAGCgcgaggtcatcaagtacatgCTGCAGATCATCGAGGGCGTGGCCTTCATCCACCAGCAGGGGGTGGTGCACCTGGACCTGAAACCCGAGAACATCATGTGCGTCAACAAGACGGGGACCAAGATCAAGCTCATCGACTTCGGACTGGCCCGGCGCCTGG AATCGGCCGGAACCTTGAAGGTCCTCTTCGGGACGCCGGAGTTTGTGGCTCCGGAGGTCATCAACTACGAGTCCATCAGCTACCCTACCGACATGTGGAGCATCGGCGTCATCTGCTACATCCT ACTCAGTGGCCTTTCTCCTTTCATGGGAGACAACGACAACGAAACCTTGTCCAACGTGACGTCGGCCACCTGGGACTTTGAGGACGAAGCCTTCGATGAGATTTCTGACAACGCCAAGGACTTCATCAGCAACCTCCTGAAGAAGGACATGAA GACTCGCTTGACGTGTCCACAGTGTCTTCAGCACAGCTGGCTGAACCAGGAcacaaacaccatgaagacCAAGAAACTGTCCaaggagaggatgaagaagtacattctgaggaggaagtggcag AAAACGGGCCACGCCGTGCGAGCCATCGGGAGACTGTCGTCCATGGCCATGATGGCGGGCGTCAGCGCCAAGAGAGGCTCTCCGACCGAAG AGGACAACCGCTTCCTGGAGTgtctggaggtggagaagaggagCCAGTGCGCGCCCAGCTTCAGCTCCCTCATCCAGGacgtggaggtggtggagggcaGCGCCGCCCGCTTCGACTGCAAGATCGAAG GCTTCCCCGACCCCGAGGTGGTGTGGTACAAGGACGAGCAGCCCATCAAGGAGACGCGGCACTTTCAGATCGACTACGACGAAGACGGCAACTGCAGCCTGGTCATCTCTGAG GTCTCCGGGGACGATGACGCCAAGTACACGGTGAAGGCCGTCAACAGTGTGGGCGAGGCCACGTGCACGGCCGAGCTCCTGGTGGAGGTgatggcggaggaggaggaggaggaggaggaggaggaggaggagtga
- the LOC128765558 gene encoding oocyte zinc finger protein XlCOF19-like isoform X2 has protein sequence MCDSLSGEPHSRWEQQDRSGGGTIGRVVVKSEEDEAQEAPSGRSQSASLSDQQGSLSPDSDTDDSEDWRETSRARRRPAGEPLSCPQCGKVYKYKLSLAQHGKSCEGKQSSCPFCDKTFSHYKTLKEHLNFHTGEKLFACKLCDMKFTKQVRLNAHMRTHTGEKPFCCSVCGKCFPKSDTLKRHMRCHTGEKPVSCSVCGRSFTENSNLKNHMRIHTGERPYSCSVCGRSFPKSDSLKRHMKIHTGATPVLCSLCGKSFTERGNLKRHMKTHTEVKVATS, from the coding sequence GTGAGCCGCACAGTCGGTGGGAGCAGCAGGACAGGAGCGGCGGCGGGACAATCGGCCGAGTCGTGGTGAAGAGCGAAGAGGATGAAGCTCAGGAGGCTCCGAGCGGCCGGAGTCAGTCCGCCTCCCTGTCTGACCAGCAGGGGTCGCTCTCTCCGGACTCTGACACTGAcgacagtgaggactggagggAGACCAGCAGGGCCCGGAGGCGTCCGGCCGGGGAGCCGCTGAGCTGCCCGCAGTGCGGGAAGGTCTACAAGTACAAGCTGAGCCTGGCGCAGCACGGGAAGAGCTGCGAGGGGAAGCAGTCCTCCTGTCCCTTCTGCGACAAAACCTTCTCGCACTACAAAACCCTGAAGGAGCACCTGAACTTCCACACCGGAGAGAAACTGTTTGCCTGCAAACTGTGCGACATGAAGTTCACCAAGCAGGTGCGGCTGAACGCGCACATGAGGACGCACACGGGAGAGAAacccttctgctgctctgtctgcGGGAAGTGTTTCCCCAAGTCCGACACGCTGAAGAGACACATGCGATGTCACACCGGAGAGAAGCCGGTCAGCTGCTCCGTCTGCGGCCGCAGTTTTACCGAGAACAGCAATCTGAAGAACCACATGCGCATCCACACTGGGGAGAGACCCTACAGCTGCTCGGTGTGCGGACGCTCCTTCCCCAAGTCGGACTCCCTGAAGAGACACATGAAGATCCACACGGGGGCCACACCGGTGCTCTGCTCCCTGTGCGGGAAGTCTTTCACCGAGAGAGGCAACCTGAAGAGGCACATGAAGACCCACACCGAAGTGAAGGTGGCCACCTCCTGA